One region of Solanum pennellii chromosome 6, SPENNV200 genomic DNA includes:
- the LOC107022094 gene encoding uncharacterized protein LOC107022094 translates to MAKKDVKPRLIIWVLLLQEFNFELKDRKKTENQVADHLSRLEDEAMRELSKRAEIDDAFPYEHVLVASQDLIPCFANFTNYLASDIVPSDLSFHQRNNFMYDVKNFSWDEPFLYQSCAYGIIFRCVLEFERLSILEACHSSPVEEITLPNNDGKSVTVFLKKHIFSRFGSPRVIISDGVSHLFNKFFKGILEKHGVRHNMATPYHPQTCGQVEVPNPEIQQILAKTVNANRMNYSRRHDDVLWD, encoded by the exons ATATGGGTATTATTGCTGCAAGAGTTCAACTTCGAGTTGAAAGATAGAAAGAAGACTGAGAATCAAGTGGCTGACCATTTATCTAGattggaggatgaagctatgcgagaATTGAGTAAAAgagctgaaattgatgatgcattCCCATACGAACATGTATTGGTCGCTTCCCAGGATTTAATACCATGTTTCGCAAATTTCACCAATTATCTGGCAAGTGATATagttccatcggacttgtctTTCCATCAGAGGAATAATTTTATGTATGATGTGAAAAATTTCTCTTGGGATGAGCCTTTCTTATACCAGAGTTGTGCCTATGGGATTATTTTCCGTTGTGTACTAGAATTTGAGAGGTTGAGTATTTTGGAGGCATGTCACTCCTCGCCT gTGGAAGAAATAACGCTTCCTAACAATGacgggaagagtgtcaccgtgTTTTTGAAAAAGCATATCTTCTCAAGATTTGGGTCACCTAGGgtcattattagtgatggtgtTTCTCACCTTTTTAATAAGTTTTTCAAAGGGATATTGGAGAAACATGGCGTTCGCCATAATATGGCTACTCCTTATCATCCACAGACTTGCGGACAAGTAGAGGTGCCCAATCCAGAAATCCAGCAAATTCTGGCGAAAACGGTGAATGCCAATAGAATGAATTATTCAAGGAGACATGATGATGTTCTTTGGGACTAA